CGACTACGGCTTCATCGAGGGGACGCTGGGCGAGGACGGCGACCCGCTGGACGCGCTCGTGCTGGTCCCCGAGCCCACCTTCCCGGGCTGCCTGATCCGGTGCCGCACCATCGGCATGTTCCGGATGACGGACGAGAAGGGCGGCGACGACAAGGTCCTCTGCGTGCCCTACGAGGACCCGCGCCAGGAGCACCTGCGCGACATCCACCACCTCGGCGAGTTCGACCGGCTGGAGATCCAGCACTTCTTCGAGGTCTACAAGGACCTGGAGCCCGGCAAGTCGGTCGAGGGCGCCACGTGGGTGGGGCGGATCGAGGCCGAGGCGGAGATCGTGGCGTCGTACCGGCGCGCCCGGGAGGCCGAGGCGCGCGGCGAGTCCGCGCACTGACCCGACCAGACCACCGACGGGCCCGGGGCCGCTCAGCCGAGCAGCCCCCGGGCCCGTTCGTACAGGTCGAGCACCGCGCAGGCGACGGGCACCACCGACACCACCAGGGCGGTGTCGGTCAGGTCCGCGATCCGGCCGACGTACGGGGAGACCGGGCGGCGGGCGTACGTGGTGCCGGCGGCCACCGCCACGAGGGCCAGCGCCAGCCCGCCGACGACCAGTGCGAGGCGGCCGGTCGGGCCGAGGCGCCCGACGAGCACGGCGCCCAGCACGGCGTACCCGGCGAGGCCGGCGGCGACGGTCGGCACCCGGTGACGCAGGGACACGAACAGTCGGGAGCGCAGCAGCAGCACGGCCGCGGCGACCGCCACCAGCAGCCGGCCGGCCGTCCCGCCGGACAGGCACAGCACCACCGCGGCGGCGACCGCCAGCGCGGCGTGCCCGAGCAGCATCCCGGTGAGCATCTCCTCGGTGCGGGCCACCGCCGCGTAGACCCGGTCCCGGTCCGGCAGGTCACGGGCCCCCTCGGCGCCGCCCGGCTCGCCGGTGGGCAGGGTGATCGGGGGCAGCGGCACCTTGCCGAGCCGGATGGCCAGCAGCGGGACCGCCCCCACGGCGAAGACCAGCACGCAGAGCAGGACCGCCGCCGTGCCGGCCGGGCCGAGCAGCAGTCCGCCGAGGGCCGCGAGCGCGCCCACGAACCCGGCGGTGGCGCCCGCCACGAAGACCCGCAGCCGGGTGGCGACGCCGACCAGCCCGAGCACCGACACCAGCAGCAGCGCCACCGACCCGGCGAGCAGCTCGGGCGCGCCGATCCAGCGCAGCCCCGGGACCGGCCCGACCGGGTCGCCGGAGCTGACCGCCAGCGCGCCCGCCGCCGCCGCGTACGGCAGGGCGTAGCCGCCCAGGGTCGCGCCGGCCGGCCCGTCGGCGTGGGCGCGGGACGCCACCACCCCGGCGAGGGTGAGCAGGAGCGCCACCACGGCGGCGGCCGGCCAGGCGGACTCGTGCGCCGGCCCGCCGGCCGTCACGGCGAGCAGCCCGACGGCCAGCGGCACGGCGGCCCCGGCCAGGGCGGCGGCCCGGGTGGCGGCCGGTGACCAGGCCCCGCCGCGCCGCCGGGCGCCGTCGGCGATCGCCTCGACCACGTCGTCGTACTCCAGCTCGGGCCACTGCGCGCGGGCCGGCACGAGGTGCAGCACCTCGCCGTCGCGGACCCCCTGCGGCAGCAGCGCCTGGGCGGTGGTCAGCACCGCGCCGTCGGTGCGCCGCAGCACCCAGCCGCCGTGCCGTTCGCCGTCGTCGGCGAGCCCCTCGCCGGCGTGCCGCAGCACCTCGGGCAGCAGCTCGGCCAGGGGCACCTGCTCGGGCAGCGCGACGTCGACCCGCCGCTGGGGGGCGCTGATGGTGACCCGGGCCAGCCCGATCGTCATCGACTGATCTCCATCTCCGGCGGGGTTTGTGGCTGCGCGGACGACAGGACTTTACCTACCATGAGCCAGGCTCGGGTTACCGAGCGCTGTCAGGAGGTCGAGTGTCCACTGTCGTCATCAAGCGGCCACCCCGCCGACCGGCGCCGGAGATTCCGGTGGGTGAGCTGCCGGTGGACGCGCCGCCGGAGATCCCCGCCGTCACCGGCGGGCGCTGGCAGCAGCTGCTCACGGTGCTGCCGATGCTCGGCGGCACCGTGGCGATGGCGATGATGTTCGGCCGCGGCGGGGGCGCGTACTCCTACGTGGTCGGCGGGATGTTCGGGCTCTCCTCGCTGGCCATGCTGGTGACCTCGTGGGGCAGCGCCTCCGGCACCCCGAAGAAGTCGGAGATGATGGCCGCCCGGCGGGACTACCTGCGGCACCTGACCGTGCTGCGGCGCCGGGTCCGGCAGACCGCCGGGCAGCAGCGCGCCGGGCTCTACTACCGGCACCCGGATCCCGGCCGGCTCTGGTCGACCGTCGACAGCCACCGCGTCTGGGAACGCCGCCCCACCGACCCGGACTTCGCGGTGGTCCGGGTCGCCGTCGGCCCGCAGACCCTCGCCACCCCGCTGGTCCCCCCGGTCACCCGCCCGCTGGAGGAGCTGGAACCGATGACCGCCGGCGCGCTGCGCCGGTTCCTGGACGCGTACTCCGTGGTGCCCGACCTGCCGGTGGCGCTCTCGCTGCGCAGCTTCGCCCGGGTCTTCGTGCGGGCCGCCGGCCCGGCCGACGACGGCGACGGGCCCGCCGCCCAGGCGCTGGCCCGGGCGATGCTCGCCCAGCTCGCGGTCTTCCACGCCCCGGACGAGCTGCTCGTCGCCGTCTGCGCCGGGCCGGAACGGCGGGCCGCCTGGGAGTGGGTCAAGTGGCTGCCGCACGCCCACCATCCCACCCGCACCGATGCGCTCGGCCCGGTCCGGCTGGTCACCAGCGCGGGGGCCGAACTGGAGGGACTGCTGGACGAGGTCCTGGCCAGCCGGTCCCGGTTCAGCCCCGCCGGCCCGGCCACCGACGGCCCGCACGTGGTGGTGGTGCTCGACGGGGGCGACCTGACCGGGGCCACCGACCTGACCGGCGACGGCGGCATCGACGCGGTCACGATCATCGACCTGGACACCCCGCCGCCGCGCCTGCTGGACCGGTTCGCGCTGCTGCTGGAGCTGCGCGGGGGACGGCTGCACTCCCACTCCGCGGAGGGGCACGCCGAGGTCGGTACGGCGGACCGGCTGGACCCGGTCGACGCGGAGGCCGTCGCCCGGCGGCTGGCCCCGCTGCGGCTGGCCACCGCGGCACGCGGCCCGGACGCCCCGCCGGGCGCGGAGCTGGGCCTGCCCGAGCTGCTCGGTCTCGGCGACCCGGAGAGCTTCACCGCCGAGCAGGGGTGGGCGCCCCGGTCCGCCCGGGAGCGGCTGCGGGTGCCGATCGGGGTGGGCACCGACGGCGGCGCCATCGAGCTGGACCTGAAGGAGTCGGCGCAGGACGGGATGGGGCCGCACGGCCTGCTGATCGGGGCGACCGGCTCCGGCAAGTCCGAGCTGCTGCGCACCCTGGTGCTCGGGCTGGCCGCCACGCACAGCTCGGAGCAGCTCAACTTCGTACTGATCGATTTCAAGGGCGGCGCGACCTTCGCCTCGTTCGACCGGCTGCCGCACACCGCCGCGGTGATCACCAACCTGGCCGACGCGCTGCCGCTGGTCGACCGGATGGTCGACGCCATCAACGGCGAGCTGGTCCGCCGCCAGGAGCTGCTGCGCCGGGCCGGCAACTTCGCCAGCCTGCGCGACTACGAGCGGGCCCGCGCCGCCGGCACCCCGCTCGCCCCGCTGCCGTCGCTGCTGCTGATCTGCGACGAGTTCTCCGAGCTGCTCTCGGCCAAGCCCGACTTCATCGACCTGTTCGTGCAGATCGGCCGGCTGGGCCGGTCGCTCGGCGTGCACCTGCTGCTGGCCTCCCAGCGGCTGGAGGAGGGCCGGCTGCGCGGGCTGGACACCCACCTGTCGTACCGGATCGGGCTGCGGACCTTCTCGGCGCTGGAGTCGCGCACGGTGCTCGGGGTGCCGGACGCGCACGAGCTGCCCCGCTCCCCCGGGCACGGCTACCTGCGCTTCGGCACCGAACCGCTGGTGCGCTTCAAGGCCGCGTACGTCTCGGGGGCGCTGCGCCGGCGCGGTGCGGCGCCGGGCGCGGGCGGCACCGGGACCCCGCGCCTGCTCGCCTTCTCCACCCACCTCGTGCCCAAGCCGGAGCCGGTCGGGCCGCCCGCCCTGCCCGCGACGGCCGAAGAGGGCGGCACGGAGAGCCTGCTGGAGCTGATGGCCGACCGGCTCGCCGGGCAG
The window above is part of the Micromonospora sp. M71_S20 genome. Proteins encoded here:
- a CDS encoding inorganic diphosphatase; translation: MDFDVTVEIPKGHRNKYEVDHATGRIRLDRTLFTSTQYPADYGFIEGTLGEDGDPLDALVLVPEPTFPGCLIRCRTIGMFRMTDEKGGDDKVLCVPYEDPRQEHLRDIHHLGEFDRLEIQHFFEVYKDLEPGKSVEGATWVGRIEAEAEIVASYRRAREAEARGESAH
- the eccD gene encoding type VII secretion integral membrane protein EccD, yielding MTIGLARVTISAPQRRVDVALPEQVPLAELLPEVLRHAGEGLADDGERHGGWVLRRTDGAVLTTAQALLPQGVRDGEVLHLVPARAQWPELEYDDVVEAIADGARRRGGAWSPAATRAAALAGAAVPLAVGLLAVTAGGPAHESAWPAAAVVALLLTLAGVVASRAHADGPAGATLGGYALPYAAAAGALAVSSGDPVGPVPGLRWIGAPELLAGSVALLLVSVLGLVGVATRLRVFVAGATAGFVGALAALGGLLLGPAGTAAVLLCVLVFAVGAVPLLAIRLGKVPLPPITLPTGEPGGAEGARDLPDRDRVYAAVARTEEMLTGMLLGHAALAVAAAVVLCLSGGTAGRLLVAVAAAVLLLRSRLFVSLRHRVPTVAAGLAGYAVLGAVLVGRLGPTGRLALVVGGLALALVAVAAGTTYARRPVSPYVGRIADLTDTALVVSVVPVACAVLDLYERARGLLG
- the eccCa gene encoding type VII secretion protein EccCa is translated as MSTVVIKRPPRRPAPEIPVGELPVDAPPEIPAVTGGRWQQLLTVLPMLGGTVAMAMMFGRGGGAYSYVVGGMFGLSSLAMLVTSWGSASGTPKKSEMMAARRDYLRHLTVLRRRVRQTAGQQRAGLYYRHPDPGRLWSTVDSHRVWERRPTDPDFAVVRVAVGPQTLATPLVPPVTRPLEELEPMTAGALRRFLDAYSVVPDLPVALSLRSFARVFVRAAGPADDGDGPAAQALARAMLAQLAVFHAPDELLVAVCAGPERRAAWEWVKWLPHAHHPTRTDALGPVRLVTSAGAELEGLLDEVLASRSRFSPAGPATDGPHVVVVLDGGDLTGATDLTGDGGIDAVTIIDLDTPPPRLLDRFALLLELRGGRLHSHSAEGHAEVGTADRLDPVDAEAVARRLAPLRLATAARGPDAPPGAELGLPELLGLGDPESFTAEQGWAPRSARERLRVPIGVGTDGGAIELDLKESAQDGMGPHGLLIGATGSGKSELLRTLVLGLAATHSSEQLNFVLIDFKGGATFASFDRLPHTAAVITNLADALPLVDRMVDAINGELVRRQELLRRAGNFASLRDYERARAAGTPLAPLPSLLLICDEFSELLSAKPDFIDLFVQIGRLGRSLGVHLLLASQRLEEGRLRGLDTHLSYRIGLRTFSALESRTVLGVPDAHELPRSPGHGYLRFGTEPLVRFKAAYVSGALRRRGAAPGAGGTGTPRLLAFSTHLVPKPEPVGPPALPATAEEGGTESLLELMADRLAGQGPPAHQVWLPPLGRAPALDELLGPVGVDQARGLTFGNPELHGALQVPVAVVDKPFEQRRDLLWLALDGAAGHVAVVGGPQSGKSTALRTLICALALTHTPAEVQVYCLDFGGGGLAALRDLPHVGGVTGRADPTAVRRTVGEIATLLVDREQRFAELGVESMAAWRQRRAALAHTGQPGADPFGDVFLVVDGWATLRGEYDDLEPLITDLATRGLSYGVHVVATAVRWLDFRPAIRDLFGSRLELRLGDPADSLVARRAATNVPEKTPGRGVTAESLHFLTALPQLAASGGEATDLVKRAAEGWVGPVAPPVRLLPPVLPYAELGLTAATGLRIPVGIAEADLRPVALDFATEPHFVVFGDAECGKSSFLRALATSIMTRFTPEQARVILVDYRRSLVDLTESASPHLIGYGSAAVHTTDLIESAAGYMAGRVPGPDVTPAQLRQRSWWSGPELFVLVDDYDLVASGPSNPLRALEEHLPHARDVGLHLVLARRSGGAGRAQYEPLVQRLRELSTSGLVMAGSPEEGALVGPVRPGPLPPGRGRLVTRREGVRLVQLAHLPPP